The Paraburkholderia sp. SOS3 genome includes a region encoding these proteins:
- the holA gene encoding DNA polymerase III subunit delta, with the protein MQLRLDALEPHLAKGLAGLYVVYGDEHLLAQEATDRIRAAARAAGFTDRNVFTVERGFDWSSLLGASQSMSLFGDRQLVELRIPTGKPGKEGAEALKTLAGAANPDVLTLVTLPRLDAATQKAGWFTALADAGVALKIDPVERAQLPNWIGQRLALQQQRVTPGDEGRRALQFMAERVEGNLLAAHQEIQKLGLLYPAGVLTFEQIHDAVLNVARYDVFKLNEAMLAGDVARLSRMLDGLRGEGEAAVLVLWAVVEEIRTLLRIKRGVAAGKPLAMLLRENRVWGPRERLVGPALSRVTESALEKALGLAAKLDRQVKGLSGSTPGRRRAGDPPPDPWAGLFELAMTVAATPAAADKSARPASAAPRIAPGGRPSPGAGFERRSW; encoded by the coding sequence ATGCAACTGCGACTTGACGCGCTTGAACCGCATCTGGCGAAAGGGCTCGCCGGCCTGTACGTCGTGTACGGCGACGAGCATCTGCTCGCGCAGGAGGCGACCGACCGGATTCGCGCGGCAGCGCGCGCAGCGGGTTTTACGGACCGCAACGTGTTCACGGTCGAGCGCGGTTTCGATTGGAGTTCGCTGTTGGGAGCGAGTCAGTCGATGTCGCTGTTCGGCGACCGGCAACTGGTCGAGCTGCGCATTCCGACGGGCAAGCCCGGCAAGGAAGGCGCCGAAGCGTTGAAGACGCTTGCCGGCGCGGCTAACCCTGACGTGCTGACGCTTGTCACGCTGCCGCGTCTCGATGCGGCGACGCAGAAGGCCGGCTGGTTCACGGCGCTTGCCGATGCCGGCGTGGCGCTGAAGATCGATCCCGTCGAACGCGCGCAGTTGCCGAACTGGATCGGGCAACGGCTTGCGCTCCAGCAGCAGCGTGTGACGCCCGGCGACGAAGGTCGGCGCGCGCTGCAATTCATGGCGGAGCGTGTCGAAGGGAATCTTCTCGCTGCGCATCAGGAGATCCAGAAGCTCGGGCTGCTGTATCCGGCCGGTGTGCTCACGTTCGAGCAGATCCACGATGCGGTTTTGAACGTCGCGCGGTATGACGTGTTCAAGCTCAACGAGGCGATGCTTGCAGGCGATGTGGCACGACTGTCGCGGATGCTCGATGGCCTGCGCGGCGAGGGCGAGGCGGCGGTGCTCGTGCTGTGGGCGGTCGTCGAGGAGATACGGACGCTGCTGCGCATCAAACGTGGCGTCGCGGCGGGCAAGCCGCTCGCGATGCTGCTGCGCGAAAACCGGGTCTGGGGGCCGCGCGAAAGACTGGTCGGGCCGGCGCTGTCGCGCGTCACCGAAAGCGCGCTGGAAAAGGCGCTGGGCCTCGCCGCGAAGCTCGACCGGCAGGTGAAGGGGCTGTCGGGCAGTACGCCGGGACGGCGTCGCGCCGGCGACCCGCCGCCTGATCCGTGGGCGGGGCTGTTCGAGCTGGCAATGACGGTCGCTGCGACGCCGGCGGCAGCGGACAAAAGTGCCCGGCCGGCCAGCGCGGCGCCGCGGATTGCGCCGGGCGGGAGACCGTCGCCGGGCGCCGGTTTCGAGCGGCGGTCGTGGTAG